The Prunus persica cultivar Lovell chromosome G7, Prunus_persica_NCBIv2, whole genome shotgun sequence genome has a segment encoding these proteins:
- the LOC18771106 gene encoding mucin-5AC, translating to MGRQLTIAILAITVVALLHSTAAQQTHVVGDKFGWLVPPGGAYAYEAWAETQTFAVGDILVFNFTNGDQDVARVTKEAFKTCNSTNPLTLKTTSPANFTLDTIGEYYFIGTKDKRCELGQKLAINVTAEHGSPTPSPAPKSSPAPRGAVTYVVGDHFGWIVPPGGELAYATWAYGKTFYVGDTLEFNFTTGEQDVARVTKEAFESCNTTNATVQTAGPAYFKLETVGQYYFIGTKDKRCELGQKLAINVTANPGPNPSPSVPAPAPTPRGPVTYTVGDKLGWIVPGSGYAYATWAYGKTFIVGDTLVFNFANDTQDVAVVTKSAYENCTTNNTIAVYSKSPVSILLNTSGEHFFTSTYDRHCVLGQKLAINVTASSTATSPSGSVAPSSPTTSTGGPGSAPAPFSSAPSTIGSGHFTFVLISMAAFFQPKLLVKLKNRGKKNRARENRGDLTFKNTKAMAKNSNTAFFVAMAALALVMNSVGAANTYEVGDAFGWVVAPSVTYSTWASNKTFTVGDVLVFKFSTGNHDVAKVTKANYDSCSATSPISLETKGPANLTLSTSGEHYYICTFGGHCAGGQKLSINVTGTSSPAPAPAPSTSSPPPSPSPSPPTAVPAPAPSTSSPPPPPSTVPAPGPSTSTTPGSGASPPSGNPSSPTTPSSPTPEGSASPPPPPPSAATSLRVAGLSATFLSIALALLF from the exons ATGGGCAGACAACTTACAATAGCCATTCTAGCCATAACAGTGGTTGCTCTGCTCCACTCCACAGCAGCACAGCAAACCCATGTGGTTGGAGATAAATTTGGATGGCTGGTCCCTCCCGGAGGTGCCTACGCTTATGAAGCCTGGGCTGAAACGCAAACATTCGCCGTCGGTGACATTCTTG TGTTCAACTTCACAAACGGTGACCAAGATGTAGCCAGGGTCACAAAGGAAGCTTTCAAGACGTGCAATTCAACAAACCCCCTCACACTTAAAACAACTAGTCCGGCCAATTTCACTTTGGATACCATTGGAGAGTACTATTTCATTGGCACCAAGGACAAGCGCTGTGAATTGGGACAAAAGCTAGCCATCAACGTGACTGCAGAACATGGATCCCCTACTCCAAGCCCTGCACCTAAATCCAGTCCTGCACCCAGAGGCGCCGTGACTTACGTCGTTGGTGATCATTTCGGATGGATTGTCCCACCAGGCGGTGAACTTGCTTATGCTACATGGGCTTATGGCAAGACTTTCTATGTGGGAGACACTCTAg AGTTCAACTTCACAACCGGAGAACAAGATGTAGCCAGGGTGACCAAGGAGGCTTTTGAATCCTGCAATACCACCAATGCCACAGTTCAGACAGCTGGCCCGGCCTATTTCAAGTTGGAGACTGTTGGACAGTACTATTTCATTGGCACCAAGGACAAGCGCTGTGAATTGGGACAAAAGCTAGCCATCAACGTGACTGCTAATCCTGGACCAAACCCTAGCCCTTCTGTCCCAGCTCCTGCCCCAACCCCCAGAGGACCAGTCACTTACACCGTTGGTGATAAGTTGGGTTGGATTGTCCCAGGCAGCGGATATGCTTATGCCACTTGGGCTTATGGCAAAACTTTCATCGTGGGAGACACTCTAG TTTTCAACTTTGCGAATGACACACAAGATGTAGCTGTGGTGACCAAGTCAGCTTATGAAAACTGCACAACCAACAATACGATTGCTGTTTATTCAAAGAGTCCAGTAAGCATCCTTCTCAACACCAGTGGTGAGCATTTCTTCACCTCCACGTACGATCGCCACTGCGTCTTGGGACAAAAACTAGCCATTAACGTGACAGCCAGTAGCACAGCCACCTCCCCCTCTGGTTCCGTAGCACCTTCCTCACCTACTACCTCTACCGGTGGCCCGGGCTCTGCTCCTGCTCCATTCAGCTCTGCCCCTTCCACGATTGGCAGCGGACACTTCACTTTCGTGCTCATTTCCATGGcagctttcttc CAACCAAAACTTTTAGTAAAGTTGAAGAacagaggaaagaaaaacagagcaaGAGAAAACAGGGGCGACCTGACcttcaaaaacacaaaagcgATGGCAAAGAACTCAAACACGGCGTTTTTTGTAGCCATGGCGGCTCTGGCTTTGGTAATGAACTCGGTGGGGGCAGCAAATACTTATGAAGTGGGTGATGCGTTCGGTTGGGTCGTCGCTCCCTCTGTAACTTACTCTACCTGGGCTTCAAACAAGACCTTCACTGTTGGCGACGTTCTTG TGTTCAAATTTAGCACCGGAAATCATGACGTAGCTAAAGTGACAAAGGCAAATTATGATTCTTGCAGTGCCACGAGCCCCATTTCATTGGAGACTAAAGGCCCTGCAAATCTCACACTGAGCACTTCAGGGGAGCATTATTACATTTGTACCTTTGGTGGCCATTGTGCTGGTGGTCAAAAGTTGAGCATCAATGTCACCGGAACTTCATCTCCAGCGCCAGCTCCTGCACCAAGTACTagctctcctcctccttcacCTTCACCTTCACCACCGACCGCTGTTCCGGCACCCGCTCCCAGTACTAGTTCTCCTCCTCCACCCCCGTCCACTGTTCCTGCACCGGGTCCGAGTACTAGCACTACCCCTGGCAGCGGCGCCAGCCCTCCATCTGGCAACCCCAGCAGCCCAACCACTCCATCATCACCAACACCAGAAGGTTCGGCTAGccctccaccaccaccgccaAGTGCAGCAACATCTCTTAGGGTTGCTGGCCTATCTGCGACCTTCCTTTCCATTGCTTTGGCTTTGTTGTTTTAG
- the LOC18771181 gene encoding early nodulin-like protein 1, which produces MNNIIVNNAMLLVIAAVAASMMMLPTAEAALYTVGDDLGWTIPPGGAATYAAWAAKHSFVVKDILVFNFSAGEDDLAVVTKEDFDTCNTTNPLYEFEEPATLQFLASDTFYFTSTLAGHCSKGQKLAIYFAPSSTDSPSPSPTSSFPLKFVSQKIMQGTRT; this is translated from the exons ATGAATAATATTATTGTGAATAATGCGATGCTCCTTGTTATAGCAGCGGTAGCAGCATCAATGATGATGCTGCCTACGGCAGAAGCTGCATTGTATACCGTCGGAGACGACTTGGGTTGGACTATTCCTCCGGGCGGTGCTGCCACTTATGCTGCCTGGGCGGCCAAGCATAGCTTTGTAGTCAAAGATATTCTAG tGTTTAACTTTTCTGCCGGAGAAGATGACTTGGCTGTGGTAACCAAGGAAGATTTTGACACGTGTAACACCACGAACCCCTTATATGAATTCGAAGAACCAGCGACACTTCAATTTCTTGCAAGCGATACATTTTATTTCACGAGCACCTTGGCCGGGCACTGCTCCAAAGGCCAGAAGTTAGCCATTTACTTCGCTCCCTCTTCAACCGATTCTCCAAGTCCAAGTCCAACGTCCTCCTTCCCCCTCAAATTTGTGTCTCAAAAGATCATGCAGGGCACAAGAACATAA